A genomic window from Capsicum annuum cultivar UCD-10X-F1 unplaced genomic scaffold, UCD10Xv1.1 ctg2586, whole genome shotgun sequence includes:
- the LOC124890841 gene encoding protein TonB-like, with protein sequence MKKRCRRTKEPTPEPEAQSMPDQVADITKSEPEVQPEAGNVETLDKESKIEPAEEKSEQQAATVDIVETSIVAVEEKKEQVDLEASEQQKAKEAEVPKAEPKEEASQPTPIVEEKLTEATEKMSKKLLRLLPEMNQRFQ encoded by the coding sequence ATGAAGAAGAGATGCCGACGAACCAAGGAACCTACCCCTGAACCAGAAGCTCAAAGTATGCCCGATCAAGTTGCTGACATTACCAAAAGTGAACCAGAGGTCCAACCAGAGGCTGGAAATGTTGAAACTCtagacaaagaatccaaaatagaGCCTGCTGAGGAAAAGTCTGAGCAGCAGGCAGCAACAGTTGACATTGTGGAAACATCAATTGTGGCTGTTGAGGAAAAGAAGGAGCAAGTAGATTTAGAGGCCAGTGAACAGCAAAAAGCTAAAGAGGCAGAAGTCCCGAAAGCAGAACCTAAGGAAGAAGCTTCACAACCAACTCCCATTGTAGAGGAAAAGCTAACTGAAGCTACTGAAAAAATGAGCAAGAAGCTGCTGAGGCTGTTGCCAGAAATGAACCAGCGATTCCAGTAG